The window CCGATCTTCAAATGGTTCTTCTGGTACTTCGCATTCACGTGCGTTGCGCTGGGGTATCTCGGGTCGAGGCCGGCTGAAGGCGTCTACATCTTTTGGGCGCAGATCTTCACGCTCTCGTATTTTCTGTTCTTCCTGGTCGTGATGCCGGTCGTCGGCCTCATCGAAACGCCGAAGAAGCTGCCGCGCTCGATCACGGACGCGGTGCTTGGAACGGACGGGGAAACAGCCAAGGGCGCAACTGCTGCGTCGGAAGTGCGCTGAGAGGAAACAACAAATGAAAAGCCGTTTCCCTAAGCTTCTTGCCGGCGCCGTTGCGGTGCTCTCGATGGGTTCGCTCGCTGCGCTTGCTGAAGAGGGCGGCCATCATGGGCCGGAGATTCCGCGTGAGACTTGGTCATTTGGCGGTTTCACTGGCCAGTTTGACCGGGCGCAATTGCAGCGCGGTTTCCAGGTCTACAAAGATGTCTGCTCAAGCTGCCACGCTCTGCATCGCATTGCGTTCCGCAACCTTGTCCAACCGGGTGGACCTGAGTTTCCTGAAGCCTCTGTGAGGGCGCTTGCCGCCGCGTGGCCGAACCAGATCACTGACGGTCCGAACGACGAAGGCAAGATGTTCGAGCGTCCGCCGTTGCTGTCCGACCCGATCCGCGGTCCGTATCACAACGAGCAGGAAGCGCGTGCGGCCCAGAACGGCGCATATCCGCCGGACCTCAGCCTCATGGCGAAGGCACGTGGCGTTGAGCGCAATCCAAGCTGGTGGGTTCATCCGTTCCTGATGATCGGTGACATCATCAAGACATACTCGGAAGGCGGCGCCGATTATCTGCACGCGCTGTTGATCGGCTATACCGACCCGCCGGCCGGCGTCGAACTGGTTGACGGCAAGTTCTACAACAATGCCTTCCCGGGCCATCAGATCGCGATGCC is drawn from Hyphomicrobium methylovorum and contains these coding sequences:
- a CDS encoding cytochrome c1 — protein: MKSRFPKLLAGAVAVLSMGSLAALAEEGGHHGPEIPRETWSFGGFTGQFDRAQLQRGFQVYKDVCSSCHALHRIAFRNLVQPGGPEFPEASVRALAAAWPNQITDGPNDEGKMFERPPLLSDPIRGPYHNEQEARAAQNGAYPPDLSLMAKARGVERNPSWWVHPFLMIGDIIKTYSEGGADYLHALLIGYTDPPAGVELVDGKFYNNAFPGHQIAMPPPLSEGVVTYQDGTPGTVENYSRDVAAFLSWAGDPSLNQRKRIGWQVMLYLLVTTVLLYIGKKRIWSAMKH